A DNA window from Aythya fuligula isolate bAytFul2 chromosome 4, bAytFul2.pri, whole genome shotgun sequence contains the following coding sequences:
- the TMEM144 gene encoding transmembrane protein 144, which yields MIIGKVYNNFNISNGTDLAIGFTSSAVAVLLFGTNFVPVKKYDTGDGMFFQWILCASIWIVSLVVNLIQNCPRFWPLAMVGGFVWATGNVTVVPIVKTIGLALGLLIWASFNLLTGWASSRFGWFGIDPEEVSRPVLNYIGAGLSLLSAVIFLFIKTEVQSSSASLERTPLLRETSVNASEEISDESWVSRLSPAKKRLIGCSLAVVAGILYGSSFVPVLYIKDHGRRNETIYAGASQFDLDYVFAHFSGIFLTSTIYFLIYCAVRKNKPIVYPQAILPGFVSGVLWAIANCCWFIANNYLSAVVSFPIITAGPGLVAAAWGVLVFKEIKGLKNYMLLSVAFCIILAGSLSTAFSKV from the exons ATGATCATCGGAAAAGTATACAATAACTTCAACATCAGCAATGGAACAGATCTTGCTATTGGATTTACTTCTTCTGCAGTAGCTGTCCTTCTCTTTGGGACAAACTTTGTGCCTGTTAAAAAATATGACACTGGTGATG GCATGTTCTTCCAATGGATTCTCTGTGCTTCCATATGGATAGTTTCTTTGGTGGTCAATTTAATCCAGAATTGCCCTCGTTTTTGGCCTCTGGCTATGGTTGGGGGTTTTGTGTGGGCTACAG gcaATGTCACAGTTGTCCCTATTGTTAAAACCATTGGCTTAGCTCTTGGTCTTTTGATATGGGCTTCTTTTAATTTGCTGACAGGCTGGGCAAGTTCAAG ATTTGGTTGGTTTGGAATTGACCCAGAAGAGGTATCAAGACCAGTCTTAAATTATATTGGAGCTGGGCTTTCATTATTAAG tgctgtcatatttctttttataaaaactgAAGTCCAGAGTTCTTCAGCTTCATTAGAAAGAACGCCATTACTGAGAGAAACG tctgtTAATGCTTCTGAAGAGATCTCTGATGAGTCATGGGTGAGCAGACTTTCTCCAGCAAAAAAACGACTCAT aGGATGTAGCCTAGCTGTAGTGGCTGGAATACTGTATGGTTCCAGTTTTGTACCAGTACTTTACATCAAGGACcatggaagaagaaatgaaactaTATACGCAGGAGCAAGTCAATTTG ATTTAGATTATGTTTTTGCACACTTCAGTGGAATATTTCTTACAAGTACCATCTACTTTTTGATCTACTGTGCTGTCAGGAAAAATAAGCCTATAGTTTATCCCCAAGCCATACTGCCAG ggTTTGTTTCTGGTGTGCTTTGGGCAATAGCCAATTGCTGCTGGTTCATTGCCAATAACTATCTCAGTGCTGTGGTCAGCTTTCCAATAATTACCGCA GGTCCTGGCCTTGTTGCTGCAGCATGGGGAGTCCTCGTATTTAAAGAAATCAAG GGACTGAAAAACTACATGTTACTCTCAGTAGCATTTTGCATCATTTTGGCCGGATCACTCTCCACAGCTTTTTCTAAAGTTTGA